Proteins encoded in a region of the Esox lucius isolate fEsoLuc1 chromosome 9, fEsoLuc1.pri, whole genome shotgun sequence genome:
- the LOC105029369 gene encoding uncharacterized protein LOC105029369 isoform X2, whose product MNILHVVSCCLLSGPCLVSAVTKVTGVVGGKVIIKCSLTGAENIKYFCKRTCYVKDVLIQTKDRGTYIDKGRYSLHDFRNGDFTVTIKDLKKSDSGTYWCGAERYGPDSYQEVKLRVTDGLTMWTSVGLVVMMMVLGLSLLLFHRERRIRKSTHPVSSNTNTAPSGEAECVYDEIREADRQTVVSSSIYTIVNSDTIYPAVRTSATYPANSATGDQCDLHANASCSKDDIDPCYSTVDFLKDHIDPIYSTADPPDALMYSSLDLPKVSRISSVSSTASRTQDGSIYSTAQLPKDPVEHMRWPDVQIYEDTPKDAVYSTAQLPEKP is encoded by the exons ATGAATATCCTCCACGTTGTCTCCTGTTGTCTCCTGTCAG GTCCGTGTCTTGTATCAGCTGTTACTAAGGTGACTGGAGTTGTAGGAGGTAAAGTTATAATCAAATGCTCCCTCACTGGGGCAGAGAACATCAAGTACTTCTGCAAAAGAACTTGTTATGTTAAAGATGTTCTCATTCAGACTAAGGACAGAGGAACCTATATAGATAAAGGACGATACAGTTTACATGACTTTAGAAATGGAGACTTCACTGTGACCATCAAGGACCTGAAGAAGTCAGACTCTGGGACATACTGGTGTGGAGCAGAAAGATATGGCCCAGACTCATACCAAGAGGTGAAACTCAGGGTGACAGACG GTCTGACGATGTGGACCAGTGTTGGTCTGGTAGTCATGATGATGGTGTTAGGGCTGTCTCTACTCCTGttccacagagagagaagaatcAGAAAATCAACACATCCAGTCTCCTCCAACACCAACACTGCCCCTAgtggagag GCTGAATGTGTGTATGATGAGATCAgagaggctgacagacagaccgtGGTCAGTTCATCAATCTACACCATTGTCAACTCAGATACAATCTACCCTGCTGTCCGCACCTCTGCAACATACCCTGCTAACAGCGCAACAGGTGATCAATGTGACCTCCATGCTAACGCTAGCTGCTCCAAAGACGACATAGACCCATGCTACTCTACTGTGGACTTCCTTAAAGATCACATAGACCCAATCTACTCCACTGCTGATCCCCCAGATGCTCTTATGTACTCCAGTTTGGATCTTCCAAAAGTTTCTAGAATCTCCTCAGTCTCTTCAACAGCCAGTAGAACCCAAGATGGTTCCATCTATTCTACAGCCCAGTTACCCAAAGACCCTGTAGAACATATGAGATGGCCTGATGTGCAGATCTATGAAGACACTCCAAAAGACGCTGTCTATTCTACCGCCCAGCTACCTGAGAAACCATAG
- the LOC105029369 gene encoding CMRF35-like molecule 1 isoform X1, which translates to MNILHVVSCCLLSGPCLVSAVTKVTGVVGGKVIIKCSLTGAENIKYFCKRTCYVKDVLIQTKDRGTYIDKGRYSLHDFRNGDFTVTIKDLKKSDSGTYWCGAERYGPDSYQEVKLRVTDAFPNFPTTYSNFSTTLPNHSGTSSNISTSLPNLSGTSPNLSSAPGYSIGVSSTEGLTMWTSVGLVVMMMVLGLSLLLFHRERRIRKSTHPVSSNTNTAPSGEAECVYDEIREADRQTVVSSSIYTIVNSDTIYPAVRTSATYPANSATGDQCDLHANASCSKDDIDPCYSTVDFLKDHIDPIYSTADPPDALMYSSLDLPKVSRISSVSSTASRTQDGSIYSTAQLPKDPVEHMRWPDVQIYEDTPKDAVYSTAQLPEKP; encoded by the exons ATGAATATCCTCCACGTTGTCTCCTGTTGTCTCCTGTCAG GTCCGTGTCTTGTATCAGCTGTTACTAAGGTGACTGGAGTTGTAGGAGGTAAAGTTATAATCAAATGCTCCCTCACTGGGGCAGAGAACATCAAGTACTTCTGCAAAAGAACTTGTTATGTTAAAGATGTTCTCATTCAGACTAAGGACAGAGGAACCTATATAGATAAAGGACGATACAGTTTACATGACTTTAGAAATGGAGACTTCACTGTGACCATCAAGGACCTGAAGAAGTCAGACTCTGGGACATACTGGTGTGGAGCAGAAAGATATGGCCCAGACTCATACCAAGAGGTGAAACTCAGGGTGACAGACG CCTTCCCAAACTTCCCTACAACATATTCTAACTTCTCCACAACACTCCCAAACCACTCTGGAACTTCTTCAAATATATCCACATCACTCCCAAACCTCTCTGGAACATCTCCAAACCTCTCCTCAGCACCTGGTTACTCTATTGGTGTCTCTTCAACAGAAG GTCTGACGATGTGGACCAGTGTTGGTCTGGTAGTCATGATGATGGTGTTAGGGCTGTCTCTACTCCTGttccacagagagagaagaatcAGAAAATCAACACATCCAGTCTCCTCCAACACCAACACTGCCCCTAgtggagag GCTGAATGTGTGTATGATGAGATCAgagaggctgacagacagaccgtGGTCAGTTCATCAATCTACACCATTGTCAACTCAGATACAATCTACCCTGCTGTCCGCACCTCTGCAACATACCCTGCTAACAGCGCAACAGGTGATCAATGTGACCTCCATGCTAACGCTAGCTGCTCCAAAGACGACATAGACCCATGCTACTCTACTGTGGACTTCCTTAAAGATCACATAGACCCAATCTACTCCACTGCTGATCCCCCAGATGCTCTTATGTACTCCAGTTTGGATCTTCCAAAAGTTTCTAGAATCTCCTCAGTCTCTTCAACAGCCAGTAGAACCCAAGATGGTTCCATCTATTCTACAGCCCAGTTACCCAAAGACCCTGTAGAACATATGAGATGGCCTGATGTGCAGATCTATGAAGACACTCCAAAAGACGCTGTCTATTCTACCGCCCAGCTACCTGAGAAACCATAG